The genomic window AACTCAgttactccaatatgagatgcaggaatCATACCCAGCATaataactgctaggccaaacacttgccctttAGAATGAgttttaaggggccagtgttgtggcttagcaggtaaggccaccaccatatgaagtgctggcatcccatatggatgctggttcaagtcctggctgctccacttcccatccagctctctgctgtggcctgggaaagcagtggaggatggcacaagtgcttgggcccctgtatccacgagggagacccagaggaagctcctggctcctgacttcagatcagtccagctccggtcattgtggccatctggggagcgaaccagtggatggaagacctttctctttctctttctgccttgtctctttgtaactctgcctttcaaataaataaataaatctttagaatgaattttaaatgggaaaggaaggaaattaaGAATATTCCATGACaaataaaattacatgaaattcagTGTCCATAATTTGTTGGAGGCTAACTTCTGGTACGGCAGATTGAGtcgccacttgggatacccacatcccaagAAGTCCTTTGGGTACCAGCTACTTCATTCCCAATAccgcttcctgataatgtgcctgggaaggcagcaaatgacggctcaagtatctccatctctgccacccacctgggagacctgggtggagttccaggcttctgactttggcctgacccatccccaGCTGAGGTAGGCATCAGGGAgaataaatcagtgaatggagacctctaataaataaataaaatcttcaaaattttttgttgttgttagaacACAGACACACTTATTTATTATCTATCCTGCTTTCATGCtacaaaggcagagttgagaagtTACAACAGAGACCACATGGACTCCTTGAAGCTAAATACTGACTCTTTGGCTCACTACAGAAATGACTgctgggtctggcgctgtggtatagcaggtaaagctgccgtctacagtgccagcatcccatatgggcgctggttcgagtcccggctgctccacttccgatccagctctgtgctatgtcctgggaaagcagtacaggatggcccaagtccttcggcccctgcacccgtgtgggagacccgggggaagctcctggctcctggcttcggatcggcacagttccagtcattgcggccaactggggagtgaaccagcggatcgaagatctctctctctctctctctgcctctccttctctctctctttcaaataaataaataaatcttaaaaaaaagattgttataAAGTGAGACATCCACTTACCACATGACTCAGCTATCATTCTCTTGGGTATTTACCCAAGCAACACTACACTAAAACCTATGCTCACAAAATCTGCAAAAAATGCTtacaacaggggccggcactgtggcatagtgggctaagcctctgccactGGCAGCAGAGAACCTCTGgatctagttctggctgctcctcttccgatccagctctccgctatggactgggaaagcagtcgaagatggcccaagtgctcgggcccctgcacccatgtgggagacctggaagaaactcagctcagctctggccgttgtggctatttggggaatgaaccagcagatggaagacctttctctgtctgtctataattttgcctgtcaaataaataagtaaatcttaaaaatgtttacagcAGTATAATCACCTAAAACTGGAAAAAACCCTCAAGTCCCTCAACTGGGCAATGGATAAACAGtgaaggctcttttttttttttttttttttggacagacagagtgaacgagtggacagtgagagagagagagagagagagagaaagtcttcctttgccgttggttcaccctccaatggccgccgcagccggcgcaccacgctgatccaaaggcaggagccaggtgcttctcctggtctcccatggggtgcagggcccaagcacctgggccatcctccagtgccctcctggaccacagcagagagctggcctggaagaggggcaaccgggacagaatccggcaccccgactgggactagaacctggtgtgccggcaccgcaaagtggaggtttagcctagtgagccgcggcgccggcctggcaatggataaacaaactgtggtataCCCACATGTGAAATTACTCAAcacaataaatgaaatttttttttttttttttttttttttggacaggcagagtggacagagagagacagaaaggtcttccttttgccgttggttcaccctccaatggccgccgtggacggtgtgctgcggccggcgcattgcactgatccaaaggcaggagccaggtacttatcctggtctcccatggggtgcagggcccaagcacttgggccatcctccactgcactcccgggccatagcagagagctggcctggaagaggggcaaccgagacagaatccggcaccccgaccgggactagaacccggtgtgccagcgccgcaaggcggaggattagcctattgagccacggcgccggcctattaaaTGAACTTTTGATTCAAGTAGCAGCATACACTTTGCTAATTCAGGGCCAAAGATCACACAGTGAATATTTTAGACTCTCTGAGCTTTCACTGGTTGTCTAAGTCTCTAGACTTTGTATTAGTACTCTTACAATTGAACATATAGAAGGGCATCTATTTTCTGATACAAACATTGAGAAATGAAAACAGGAGACCCAAAGTGTGGCAGAAATGGATTAGAAGTCCCCTAATATCCATTCTCCCTGCTCCTTCCATCACTTTTTTGATAACAGAATTCCCAATTTAGCTAGGCACATAGAACAGATTATATTGTCTCCTCCTTATGGCTAGAAGTCATGTAACTAGGTTGGCTGAAGGAAAATCAGTGGAGGATAATGTGTAATTTCCTGAGAAGGATCCACAAAAGGGATATTTGCTTCTGCTTGCTGTTCTCCCAGCTGAAACACAGACACGACAGAGATTCTTGGACCACAGTGCAGACCACACATGCTGAGGGTGTCGGAGCAGCAAGTCAGGAAGAATTTGGACCTCTTTATGtatttctttagttatttgagaagcagagaaacagaggaagagagagaagcagagtgctcctatctgttagttcactccctaaatgcatgcaatggccagggctgagctggggccaagctgggagctaggaacacaatccaggtctcccatgtggatggcaggaacccagtgacctgagcagccaccactgcctcccatggtctgcactgGAAGGAAGCTAGAGTCGGAAGTCAGAGgtaggaattgaactcaggtactccaatgtggcaCGTGGCATCTCAATTGCTAGGATAAATATCCACTCGGGATCTCACGACTTGTTGAAGCCCCTCCATGAGCTCTGGAGAGCCTACCTCTCGATTTCTGTTGTAAGAAAGAAGTTTATATTGCTTAATCCATGACTGTCTTCCATCTTTTACTCACAGCCAAAACTAACCTGAAATACAGATTCCATTCCTCGTAAAGGCAGTGCTTGTAGGTCAAAGGGGCTGCCACTGCGGTGCACGTACAGAGCTGTGTGGGTCCACACAACTCCCAGCCTGGTTCCTCAACCTTCCCTGTGATGCCGTGAAGCTTCACGTGCTGTTGCACGAAATCCCCCTTTTGCTCAAGTTACAATAATTTGTATTCTGTCTTGCAAGGAACTtcaattaaaacacaaattttgcACACTTTGGGAAGATTGAGATAGTGTCCGGGTTGAGTGTCCACTGcataattaaaagaaaaccatTGCCTAGAATAAAATTCCAGACTCAAGTCAGCCTCAGTCACTCTATTTTCATATTATGCTGCTATTCCCAGTACCTGTGGCCCAGTAGTAAATATCCCAGTCATTACTAGGCTCGTTAATCAGGCGATCATAGAGGTTCAGTTGCTTCTCTGTCATGTGGTGCAGATGTTCTTTGGCAAAGAGgctaaaaacaagaaagaaaaaggctgAACAGGCTGCCACTGGTCAAAGAGAAGTGACACCCAGATTCCTCTTTCCCTACCTGAGGAGGATGCAGTTTTCCAACATTCCCCTCTTTCTGCTCTCATATAGCAGGCGGGCTCTTTTGGTTTCTATGGATTCATCAGTTCTCTCCTGCCACGGAGGCAAAGGGATCTCAATCAGGTCTTTTTGGGAATCTGTTGGGCTGTTCCCTCTGTAGAAGCGTCTGGATGATGCGACACTGAGCAAAGGAGACAACAGGTTGTGCCTTGACAGTACAAGCACctgaaataaaaaagacacaaacATCTATAGAGAACAAATACCACTGTTGACATTTACTCAGTGTTTACTAGGTGCTAAATATCTTCCATCCCAGTTGTTAAGAAGTCAATgctggaggccagtgttgtggtatggtGGTGTTAAGCCACCACATATGACGCTGACACactgtgagtgccagttcaagtcctggctactctgcgtCCAGTTCAACTAcctgctaatacaccttggaaagcagatgatggcctgagcacttgggaccctgccacccacatgggagacctggatggaattccacactactggcttcagcctgacccagcctggccactgtggccatccggggagtgaatcagcagatggaagacctctctctctctctgtctctacctctctctgtaactgtgtctttccaataaagaaaataaatctttaaaaaaaaaaaaaaaaaaagaaagaaaaacaaatcaaaacatgACACCACAAAACAATGGAACACAACTGATGAAAAAGGGATAGACAAAAAAGTGATAAGACAGAAAACAAGGAACAAATAGAAAGAGTAACTTTTTCCCTGACAGTAATTGCTTTAAATACAAATGGATAAATTCCCAATCAAAAGACAAGGgtagctgaatgaaaaacaaaacaaaaaaatgatacATAGTCTCTAAgagattcattttagatttaaAGACAGGAGctgccgctgtggcacagtgggtgaaagccctggcctgaagtgccagcatcccatgtgggcaccggttctagtcccggctgctcttcttctgatccagctctctgctatggcctgggatagcagtagaggatggcccaagtccttgggcccctgcacccacatgggagacccagaagaagctcctggctcctggcttcggatcagcacagctctggccgttgcagccatctggagagtgaaccagtggatggaagacctctctctctgtctctacctctctaactctttcaaataaataaaataaatcttttaaaaaaagagagatttaagGACACACATAGGCTGAAAGAATAGAAATGAAATTCCACACAGCAGGGATGACCATACTTACATCAGACGAAACAGATTTAAGTCAAAATTGTCACATGACACAAAAGACATTAAACAAATATAATGTTCTAAATCAATTGTCCAGAAAGGTCTAACTATAACCAGATGCACCCAACCACATCAGAGCATCCAAATACACAAGCAAACAGAActgaaggaagaaacagagagcaatatagtaattttaaaaatggccaGAACATCCAAACAGCAGGTCAATAAGGAAATAGAAGACTTAACAATACTACAGAGCAAAagacctaacagatatatacCCTTCATCCTACCCAACACAAGCAAAACACACATTCCTCTCAAGAATACGTtcattctccaggatagatccCATATTTcatcacaaaacaagtctcagcaaatttaagaaGGCTTAATGAAGCACACCAGATGATCTTTTCTAACCTCAATGGAATAAAACTCGAaatcaaaagcagaaagaaaaatgaaaattcacaAATACGTAGTATTAACACATTCCTTGAAAAATCAACGGGCCAAAGATGGAATCAAAAGGGAACTCAGAAGACGTCTTAAAACAAACACTAAAATCCAACATACAAGAAATTATGAGATGTAACAAAAGCAGTTCTAAGAGTGAAGTTTATGGTGGTAAATGCCTACATCAAAAAGCAATATAAAGAGGAGACTGTGAAATCAGGGTAGGCATTTAAAAGGACTTAAGAAACAGGCAGAGAGGGCGCTCAGAGGACAGAGGAGGACAGAAACGGGTGCCCTCGCGGActgacttttcagccagatactACCAGGTGAGCACACAGCAGGCTCACCAAAGCAGGGAAGCGATCTGAATTTCTTCAGCAGCAGGATCGGCCTCTCCTTGGCCTCCCTTTGCCCTGGGCTACAGGACAGCTGAACGCTCCCGCTTGTCTCCATGACCCCAGAAAACGAAACTTAGTCCCTGATACTgctggcccccggccccggccccagcccctggaaCCTCCGCGTTCCTCACCCGCGCCAAAGCCGGGAACGCAGGGACCACCGCCATTTTTCCCAACCCGCACCGGAAGTCCCCTCTGGACTACTTCCGGGAACTCCTGACGTCTGGACTAGCGAAGCTCAGCCGCCGCAGAATACTTGAGCCGGAAGATGCGTCCTTGCGTCTGGCGGAAGTGGCGCTGCGTGTGACGCCGCCGGCGGGGGGGCGGGACCTGGGGCGGAGAGCGGTTCGCGCGCTTCGGGCCTAGTCCGGACCTGCCGCCGCTGCCGCCATATTCCCGGTAACGGGGGCGCGCGGCCGGGGGCCGGCTGGGCCGGAAGAAGGGCCGGGACCGACGCTGAGGCGGGGAGGGGGTCGGTTGAGCTTAGGGCGGCCGGAGTCAGCGAGCGGAGGGAGGTGCGGGTCCTTGAGGGAGGGGCCAAGCGCGCCGGGCCGGGTctgtggggagggagtgggacAGGCCTAGCCGGGGGCGAGGATTGGGCCGGGATGAGAGGCGGAGGCGGATGGAGCTCTGGGACCCAAAGGCGCTGAGGCCGGGGTCGCCTCGGGGCCTGGGCAGGTGCGGGCAGGCTGGGCCTGCGGGCATCGCCGCCGTGTTCTTCGCAGCCCTGCCCGAAGGCCCTTGGGAGCCGAGGCCTGGACTAGCCTGTCGCGCCACCGGCAGCTGCGGCGCCGACGCGGCGCCCCCCGCGCCGGGCCCGAGGGTGATGGGCAGCGCGCCCCGCGAGCCCGGGCGGCCTGGGAGAGCGGGGGGGCGGCgcgaggccgggggcggggcggggcgggtgggGCCGGGCTCGGGCGGCCGGGATGCTGCGTCTCTGGAGACGGGATGTGGGCAACCATCGCCCTGCGCTCGGGCCGGGCCCGTCGTGCCTTCTAATTGTTGCCCTCTTCTGACTACCACAGTGGCGTCTTTCTTACTTTGTCCATTCTCCGGGCTCGAGAGCTTCCTTCGGAGCCATGTCAGAAGGAGTGGACTTGATTGATATATACGCTGATGAGGAGTTCAACCAGGTGAGAGGGTGGCGGTGGTCCTTGGGAGCTTTGGGCTTTTCCTCGATCGGCCGAGGAATCATCTCCAGTAACTCGCACTGGTTTCACGATGTGCCAGTGCCAAGCTGTGCCAGTCCGAGTCTTGAACACAACTCTGGAGTCCGAAATTTTCCCCCTAGCGGAGACTTTAAAGGTTACTGAGTATTCTGCTTAATGTTAATTTGAACCTTCAGGCTTAATTTTGAAGGGTTTGATTTAAGagcatataaaaatcaactgtaATAGAATGGTGAATCAACCTGTGGAACTTGCTCCCCAAGGAAGCAAAAGTTGGGTGGCAGTCTCCTCAAAGACTTAGC from Oryctolagus cuniculus chromosome 1, mOryCun1.1, whole genome shotgun sequence includes these protein-coding regions:
- the SDHAF2 gene encoding succinate dehydrogenase assembly factor 2, mitochondrial — encoded protein: MAVVPAFPALARVLVLSRHNLLSPLLSVASSRRFYRGNSPTDSQKDLIEIPLPPWQERTDESIETKRARLLYESRKRGMLENCILLSLFAKEHLHHMTEKQLNLYDRLINEPSNDWDIYYWATEAKPAPEIFENEVMALLRDFAKNKNKEQRLRAPDLEYLFEKPR